Proteins encoded in a region of the Odocoileus virginianus isolate 20LAN1187 ecotype Illinois chromosome 9, Ovbor_1.2, whole genome shotgun sequence genome:
- the MTG2 gene encoding mitochondrial ribosome-associated GTPase 2, translated as MIPSRLFSVRPQAVLEGVGCWTLAARMVPGPSHRLLLRTSPRLLSVSCADCSKHQEPPRKQPLSEKKLKRHFVDHRRVLVRGGRGGNGVSCFHSEPRKEFGGPDGGDGGNGGHVILRVDQHVKSLSSVLSRYQGFDGEDGGRKNCFGRNGSILYIRVPVGTLVKEGNEVLADLSRPGDEFIAAVGGSGGKGNRFFLANDNRAPTTCTPGQPGQERVLFLELKTVAHAGLVGFPNAGKSSLLRAISNARPAVASYPFTTLNPHVGIVHYEDHQQIAVADIPGIIRGAHQNRGLGLAFLRHVERCPFLLFLVDLSVPEPWTQLDDLRYELEQYDEGLSKRPYAVVANKIDLPQARARLPQLQARLGQEAIALSAATGENLEELLLRLKELHDRHVATELEHGRQPLRW; from the exons ATGATACCTTCGAGGCTTTTCTCAGTGAGACCCCAGGCGGTGTTGGAGGGTGTGGGGTGCTGGACGCTGGCAGCCCGCATGGTTCCTGGACCCAGCCACCGCCTTCTGCTGCGCACTTCTCCCAGGCTGCTCTCAGTCAGCTGTGCAGACTGCAGCAAGCACCAGGAACCCCCCAGGAAGCAGCCACTCTCGGAGAAAAAACTG AAACGGCATTTTGTGGATCATCGCCGAGTGCTTGTCCGAGGGGGACGCGGAGGCAATGGGGTGAGCTGCTTTCACAGCGAACCCCGGAAGGAGTTTGGAGGCCCTGATGGCGGTGATGGAGGCAACGGGGGCCATGTCATCCTGAGAG TTGACCAGCATGTCAAgtctctgtcctctgtcctctcGCGGTACCAGGGGTTTGACGGCGAGGATGGCGGCAGGAAGAACTGCTTTGGGCGGAATGGCTCCATCCTCTACATTCGG GTCCCCGTGGGCACTTTGGTGAAGGAGGGAAATGAAGTCCTGGCTGACCTCTCGCGCCCAGGAGACGAGTTCATCGCAGCAGTGGGCGGGTCAGGGGGAAAGGGTAACCGCTTCTTCCTGGCTAACGACAACCGTGCGCCCACGACTTGCACCCCCGGACAGCCAGGCCAGGAGCGCGTCCTCTTCCTAGAGCTCAAGACAGTGGCACACGCTGGACTG GTTGGATTCCCCAATGCAGGGAAGTCCTCGCTTCTCCGGGCCATTTCAAATGCAAGGCCTGCTGTGGCCTCCTACCCATTCACAACCCTGAACCCCCATGTGGGGATTGTTCACTATGAAGACCACCAGCAGATAGCAG TGGCTGACATCCCCGGCATCATCCGGGGTGCCCACCAAAACCGGGGCCTGGGCCTGGCCTTCCTCAGGCACGTCGAGCGCTGCCCCTTCCTCTTGTTCCTGGTAGACCTCTCGGTGCCAGAGCCCTGGACTCAGCTGGATGACCTGAGGTATGAGCTGGAGCAATACGACGAAGGCCTGTCCAAGAGACCCTACGCTGTCGTGGCAAACAAGATCGACCTCCCGCAGGCCAGGGCCCGGCTGCCCCAGCTGCAGGCCCGCCTGGGCCAGGAGGCCATCGCCCTGTCGGCGGCCACCGGGGAAAACctggaggagctgctgctgcGTCTGAAGGAACTGCACGACCGCCACGTGGCCACTGAGCTGGAGCATGGCCGCCAGCCGCTGCGGTGGTAG
- the SS18L1 gene encoding calcium-responsive transactivator: protein MSVAFASARPRGKGEVTQQTIQKMLDENHHLIQCILDYQSKGKTAECTQYQQILHRNLVYLATIADSNQNMQSLLPAPPTQSMTLGPGGLSQSGSAQGLHSQGSLSDAIGAGLPPSSLMQAQIGNGPNHVSLQQTAQSTLPTTSMSMSGSGHGSGPGYSHSGPASQSVPLQSQGAISNYVSRANINMQSNPVSMMHQQAASSHYSAAQGGSQHYQGQSMAMMGQSGQGGGVMGQRPMAPYRPSQQGSSQQYLGQEEYYGGEQYGHGQAASEPMSQQYYPDGHGDYAYQPASYTEQTYDRSFEDSTQHYYEGGNSQYSQQQTGYQQGTAQQQTYSQQQYPNQQSYPGQQQGYGPAQGAPSQYSSYQQGQGQQYGSYRASQTGPSAQQQRPYGYEQGQYGNYQQ, encoded by the exons ATGTCGGTGGCTTTCGCGTCCGCCCGGCCGAGAGGCAAAGGCGAGGTCACGCAGCAAACCATCCAGAAG ATGCTGGATGAGAACCACCACCTGATCCAGTGCATCCTGGACTATCAGAGCAAGGGCAAGACGGCTGAGTGCACCCA ATACCAGCAGATCCTACACCGGAACCTGGTCTACCTGGCCACAATCGCAGACTCCAACCAGAACATGCAGTCCTTGCTGCCCGCC CCGCCAACGCAGAGTATGACGCTGGGCCCGGGAGGGCTGTCCCAGAGTGGCTCGGCCCAGGGCCTGCACTCGCAGGGTAGCCTCAGCGATGCCATCGGGGCCGGCCTGCCACCGTCCTCCCTCATGCAGGCCCAAATCGGCAACG gTCCGAACCACGTGTCCCTGCAGCAGACAGCGCAGAGCACGCTGCCTACCACCTCTATGAGTATGTCGGGCAGCGGCCACGGCTCAGGGCCCGGCTACAGCCACTCAGGCCCTGCCTCGCAGAGTGTACCCCTGCAGAGCCAGGGCGCCATCAGCAACTATGTGTCCCGGGCCAACATCAACATGCAGTCCAACCCAG TGTCCATGATGCACCAGCAGGCAGCCTCGTCTCACTACAGCGCGGCGCAGGGCGGGAGCCAGCACTACCAGGGCCAGTCCATGGCCATGATGGGCCAGAGCGGGCAGGGGGGCGGCGTGATGGGGCAGCGGCCCATGGCGCCCTACCGGCCCTCCCAGCAAG GCTCGTCCCAGCAGTACCTGGGACAGGAGGAGTACTATGGTGGTGAGCAGTACGGCCACGGCCAGGCCGCTTCGGAGCCCATGAGCCAGCAGTACTACCCCGATG GACACGGCGACTATGCCTACCAGCCGGCGTCCTACACAGAGCAGACCTACGACCGGTCATTTGAGGACTCCACGCAGCACTACTACGAGGGTG GAAACTCACAGTACAGCCAGCAGCAGACAGGGTACCAGCAGGGCACGGCCCAGCAGCAGACGTACTCCCAACAGCAGTACCCCAACCAGCAGAGCTACCCCGGACAACAGCAAGGCTACG GGCCTGCCCAGGGCGCCCCCTCACAGTACTCCAGCTACCAGCAGGGACAAGGCCAGCAGTATGGAAGCTACCGAGCATCTCAGACGGGCCCGTCCGCCCAGCAGCAGCGGCCTTATGGCTACGAGCAG GGCCAGTACGGAAATTACCAGCAGTGA
- the PSMA7 gene encoding proteasome subunit alpha type-7, whose product MSYDRAITVFSPDGHLFQVEYAQEAVKKGSTAVGVRGKDIVVLGVEKKSVAKLQDERTVRKICALDDNVCMAFAGLTADARIVINRARVECQSHRLTVEDPVTVEYITRYIASLKQRYTQSNGRRPFGISALIVGFDFDGTPRLYQTDPSGTYHAWKANAIGRGAKSVREFLEKNYTDEAIETDDLTIKLVIKALLEVVQSGGKNIELAVMRRDQPLKILNPEEIEKYVAEIEKEKEENEKKKQKKAS is encoded by the exons ATGAGCTACGACCGCGCCATCACCGTTTTCTCGCCCGACGGCCACCTTTTCCAAGTGGAGTACGCTCAGGAGGCCGTGAAGAAGGGCTCGACTGCG GTCGGTGTTCGAGGAAAAGACATTGTTGTTCTTGGTGTGGAGAAGAAGTCAGTGGCCAAACTGCAGGATGAAAGGACAGTGCGGAAGATCTGTGCTCTGGATGATAATGTCTGCATGGCGTTCGCCG GCCTTACTGCTGATGCAAGAATAGTCATCAACAGGGCCCGGGTGGAATGCCAGAGCCACCGACTGACCGTGGAGGACCCGGTCACCGTGGAGTACATCACCCGTTATATCGCCAGTCTGAAGCAG CGCTACACGCAGAGCAACGGGCGCCGGCCATTTGGCATCTCTGCCCTCATTGTGGGTTTTGACTTTGATGGCACCCCCCGACTCTATCAGACTGACCCCTCGGGCACATACCATGCCTGGAAG GCCAATGCTATAGGCCGGGGTGCCAAGTCAGTGCGTGAATTCCTGGAGAAGAATTACACTGACGAAGCCATTGAAACAGATGATCTGACTATTAAGCTGGTTATCAAGGCCCTTCTGGAA GTGGTTCAGTCAGGTGGCAAAAACATAGAGCTGGCTGTCATGAGGCGAGATCAACCCCTCAAG ATTTTAAATCCTGAAGAGATTGAGAAATATGTTGCtgagattgaaaaagaaaaagaagaaaatgaaaagaagaaacaaaagaaagcatcATGA